One part of the Dermacentor andersoni chromosome 2, qqDerAnde1_hic_scaffold, whole genome shotgun sequence genome encodes these proteins:
- the LOC126539735 gene encoding glycoprotein-N-acetylgalactosamine 3-beta-galactosyltransferase 1-B-like — protein MFSAESHVSRQTVAAPFSSTCLELPEETPQSSTAIFCVVHMFGHIQHDFDLIVNASWGRHCDHLLFVSNNLDRARIGLTMYVEERSPTKACLAVLRYLQELEDDAVDDVNWFLWTSVHSFVIVENLRHVVEGLDPSEPSYLGPLWSGARSLRPLRNTTFVVNRAALNRIARTNCSSFRTIVRCVNKAGVKVVDSRDERGCERFFKGGLRADYLPFRNAFTPTLPAQQRCLSTTFVSVHAHAHEVLLFEYLTHVLAAYGQRARLNVTDARLPWNASAMPAWSDQELQLIQRSAKKGTARVANHTTKRRVKFPK, from the exons ATGTTTTCGGCGGAGTCACACGTGTCTAGGCAAACAGTGGCGGCGCCGTTCAGCAGCACCTGTCTCG AGCTGCCAGAAGAAACACCGCAGTCCAGCACAGCCATTTTCTGCGTGGTGCACATGTTCGGCCACATCCAGCACGACTTCGACCTGATCGTCAACGCCAGCTGGGGACGCCACTGCGACCACTTGCTTTTCGTGAGCAACAACCTGGACCGGGCGCGCATTGGGCTCACCATGTACGTGGAAGAGCGCAGTCCGACGAAGGCCTGTCTCGCAGTGCTGCGCTACCTGCAGGAGCTGGAGGATGACGCCGTCGACGATGTCAACTGGTTCCTCTGGACATCGGTCCACTCCTTCGTCATCGTTGAGAACCTCAG GCACGTGGTGGAAGGCCTGGATCCATCCGAACCCTCGTACCTGGGCCCCTTGTGGAGTGGCGCGCGAAGCCTACGTCCGCTGAGGAACACCACTTTTGTGGTCAACCGAGCCGCCCTGAATCGCATTGCACGCACCAACTGCTCCTCCTTCCGGACGATTGTGAG GTGCGTGAACAAGGCGGGCGTCAAGGTGGTGGACAGCCGGGACGAGCGCGGCTGCGAGCGCTTCTTCAAGGGCGGGCTGAGAGCTGACTACCTTCCCTTCCGGAACGCGTTCACGCCGACCCTGCCG GCGCAACAGCGCTGCCTGAGCACAACGTTCGTGTCGGtgcacgcgcatgcgcacgaagtGTTGTTGTTCGAGTACCTgacgcacgtgctggctgccTACGGCCAGCGAGCACGGCTCAACGTCACCGACGCGCGGTTGCCCTGGAACGCATCCGCCATGCCCGCGTGGTCTGACCAGGAGCTGCAACTCATCCAGAGATCGGCGAAGAAAGGGACCGCCCGCGTCGCCAACCACACGACGAAACGCCGAGTGAAATTCCCGAAATAG